One Setaria viridis chromosome 3, Setaria_viridis_v4.0, whole genome shotgun sequence DNA window includes the following coding sequences:
- the LOC117849730 gene encoding CASP-like protein 1B1, giving the protein MDLEHGSSRKPSAAPAAAATPTTCNKLLRDRLAAVQPAVLRAAAALATAVAAAVMALNTQSYTAVVAIVGTRPLTQTFTAKFRDTPAFVYFVIANAIAGVYNLLVLIIRRLILRRRTSSLVVQMLDMVIMALLATGAATAASMAELGKNGNLHARWNPMCDKFGSFCSRGGIAIVSSFIGVVLMLALNLLSAASNAHRPNVAGQ; this is encoded by the exons ATGGACCTCGAGCATGGCAGCAGCAGGAAGCCCTCTGctgcaccggcggcggctgcgacgcCGACGACCTGCAACAAGCTCCTCAGGGACAGGCTCGCCGCCGTGCAGCCGGCCGtgctgcgcgccgccgcggccctggccacggcggtggcggcggcggtcatgGCGCTCAACACCCAGTCCTACACCGCGGTGGTCGCCATCGTCGGCACCCGGCCGCTCACGCAGACCTTCACCGCGAAGTTCAGAGACACGCCTGCATTTGT GTACTTCGTCATAGCCAATGCCATTGCCGGTGTGTATAACCTGCTGGTGCTGATCATCAGGCGCCTAATTCTGCGGCGGAGGACATCGAGTTTGGTCGTGCAGATGCTCGACATG GTGATCATGGCTCTGTTGGCTACCGGTGCCGCCACAGCGGCCTCGATGGCGGAGCTAGGCAAGAACGGTAACTTGCACGCACGGTGGAACCCGATGTGCGACAAGTTTGGTTCCTTCTGCAGCCGTGGAGGCATTGCGATCGTTTCATCGTTCATCGGTGTCGTCCTCATGCTGGCACTGAACCTACTATCAGCTGCATCCAACGCTCACCGGCCCAATGTGGCAGGCCAATGA
- the LOC117849732 gene encoding protein LOL2 isoform X1 has translation MQSQIVCHGCRRLLLYPRGAPSVCCAVCRVVSTVPPPGMEMARLICGGCQTLLMYTCNATTVRCSCCDTVNLVRPVSSIAHVNCGRCQTVLMYPYGAPSVKCAICNFITSVGGHQVPTVRPLPPTLPASSGNSYNIPSTSAPMSQSQNVTVVVENPMTVDDKGKLVSNVVVGVTTGGKK, from the exons ATGCAGAGCCAGATCGTGTGCCACGGGTGCAGGAGGCTTCTACTCTACCCCAGAGGCGCTCCGAGCGTGTGCTGCGCGGTATGCCGTGTGGTCAGCACCGTGCCACCTCCAG GAATGGAGATGGCTCGACTTATTTGTGGTGGCTGCCAAACATTATTGATGTATACTTGCAATGCAACAACTGTAAGATGCTCATGTTGTGACACAGTCAATCTTGTCAGACCAG TGAGTAGCATAGCTCATGTGAACTGTGGCCGGTGCCAAACAGTGTTGATGTATCCATATGGAGCACCATCTGTCAAATGTGCCATCTGCAACTTCATTACAAGTGTTGGTGGG CATCAGGTACCAACTGTGAGACCTTTGCCACCCACGCTGCCTGCATCAAGTGGAAATTCATATAACATTCCGTCAACTTCCGCG CCAATGAGTCAATCACAGAACGTAACTGTTGTTGTTGAAAATCCAATGACAGTAGATGACAAGGGAAAATTG GTGAGCAATGTTGTAGTTGGGGTTACAACTGGTGGAAAAAAGTGA
- the LOC117849732 gene encoding protein LOL2 isoform X2 has protein sequence MQSQIVCHGCRRLLLYPRGAPSVCCAVCRVVSTVPPPGMEMARLICGGCQTLLMYTCNATTVRCSCCDTVNLVRPVSSIAHVNCGRCQTVLMYPYGAPSVKCAICNFITSVGGVPTVRPLPPTLPASSGNSYNIPSTSAPMSQSQNVTVVVENPMTVDDKGKLVSNVVVGVTTGGKK, from the exons ATGCAGAGCCAGATCGTGTGCCACGGGTGCAGGAGGCTTCTACTCTACCCCAGAGGCGCTCCGAGCGTGTGCTGCGCGGTATGCCGTGTGGTCAGCACCGTGCCACCTCCAG GAATGGAGATGGCTCGACTTATTTGTGGTGGCTGCCAAACATTATTGATGTATACTTGCAATGCAACAACTGTAAGATGCTCATGTTGTGACACAGTCAATCTTGTCAGACCAG TGAGTAGCATAGCTCATGTGAACTGTGGCCGGTGCCAAACAGTGTTGATGTATCCATATGGAGCACCATCTGTCAAATGTGCCATCTGCAACTTCATTACAAGTGTTGGTGGG GTACCAACTGTGAGACCTTTGCCACCCACGCTGCCTGCATCAAGTGGAAATTCATATAACATTCCGTCAACTTCCGCG CCAATGAGTCAATCACAGAACGTAACTGTTGTTGTTGAAAATCCAATGACAGTAGATGACAAGGGAAAATTG GTGAGCAATGTTGTAGTTGGGGTTACAACTGGTGGAAAAAAGTGA
- the LOC117849727 gene encoding septin and tuftelin-interacting protein 1 homolog 1: MAEEAEGMDRFDMEGDFEGGRFGRDGEFYYRSRRERAPQTRDDAIYGVFAEGDSDYDSEDDEGSRRRGRRKRRRDGGGEPDLTKPVQFVSTGKFMPTQEPQPEPDQRPGLGRAAAAAAKEEEAEEEQDDEGDTEMLPTMFGRIREGARARREEKEREREKVARRRQAAGVDAGEPAAALGSLEANSKVAKMMAMMGYKKGMGLGKNKQGITAPVETTLRPKNAGLGSVEGFKEPKPMMAKENLPAPAPPPTSGKKEKRWSKKASTKKAPVMTKNELLAMRAEQEQEEQPTVVQKVIDMRGPQARVLTDLKGLNEEQEMEANDVPMPELQYNVRLLVDEAKADVLRLDGQLRREQEKVASLVREKEKVAKQEAAQKRQLQVMEIIAGTLEQVRVDDTAGMLTLDGLLQTFHGLKVQFEEEFKMCSIAWIACRYAHPLLIRIFQGWQPLQDPKFGLDVMKKWKDLLQGDQPFDFSDGSASMTPYVQLVSEVILPAVRISGTNSWEAREPEPMLNFLELWDNKKLLPPVLLQSILEHVIMPKLSAAVDSWDPRRESVPIHVWVHPWLPMLRERIETLCHSIRYKLSTVLHVWQAHDASAYAVLSPWKDVFDSASWEDLIVRYIIPKLRLALQEFQINPANQKLDQFNWVMLWASAIPVHLMVHMLEVDFFSKWQQVLYHWLCSPNPDFNEIMNWYKGWKGLFPPELLANERIRMLLTAGLDMMNQAAEGLEVVQPGARENVGYLRATEKRQFDAAQQAYNAVPGAAMADLSFKESIQAYAMEQGLLFMPRVGKFYNGMPVYEFGTVSICIDSVKRLLYAQLQEGIERWSAVTLTQLMEMNRMGRSH; the protein is encoded by the coding sequence atggcggaggaggcggaggggatgGACCGGTTCGACATGGAGGGGGACTTCGAGGGCGGGCGATTCGGCCGGGACGGGGAGTTCTACTACCGGAGCCGGCGGGAGCGGGCGCCGCAGACCCGCGACGACGCCATCTACGGGGTGTTCGCGGAGGGCGACTCCGACTACGACTCGGAGGACGACGAGGGgtcccgccgccgcggacgccggAAGCGAcgcagggacggcggcggggagcccGACCTCACCAAGCCCGTCCAGTTCGTCTCCACCGGCAAGTTCATGCCCACCCAGGAGccgcagcccgagcccgacCAGCGGCCGGGGCtcgggcgcgccgccgccgccgctgccaaggaggaggaggcggaggaggagcaggacgaTGAGGGGGACACCGAGATGCTGCCGACGATGTTCGGCAGGATCAGGGAGGGCGCCCGTGCAAGgcgggaggagaaggagcgGGAGCGCGAGAAGGTGGCGCGCCGTCGCCAGGCGGCCGGGGTGGATGCtggggagccggcggcggccctcgGGAGCCTGGAGGCTAACTCCAAGGTGGCCAAGATGATGGCCATGATGGGGTACAAGAAAGGAATGGGCCTTGGCAAGAACAAGCAGGGGATCACCGCGCCGGTGGAGACCACTTTGCGGCCCAAGAATGCCGGCCTGGGGAGCGTTGAGGGGTTCAAGGAACCCAAGCCCATGATGGCTAAGGAGAACTTGCCGGCCCCGGCTCCTCCGCCGACATCAGGGAAGAAGGAGAAGCGTTGGTCCAAGAAGGCTAGCACAAAGAAAGCTCCGGTCATGACGAAGAATGAGCTCCTGGCCATGCgtgccgagcaggagcaggaggagcagcCCACGGTTGTCCAGAAGGTGATTGACATGCGAGGGCCGCAGGCGCGGGTGCTGACGGACTTGAAGGGGCTCAATGAAGAACAAGAGATGGAGGCGAATGATGTGCCGATGCCGGAGCTGCAGTACAATGTGCGCCTGCTTGTTGATGAGGCTAAGGCTGATGTTCTGAGGTTGGATGGGCAGCTGCGAAGGGAGCAGGAGAAGGTGGCTAGCTTGGTGCGGGAGAAGGAAAAGGTGGCCAAGCAGGAGGCAGCACAGAAACGCCAGCTGCAGGTGATGGAGATAATTGCAGGGACACTAGAGCAGGTCCGCGTGGATGATACAGCTGGCATGCTCACTCTGGATGGATTGCTTCAGACATTCCATGGCTTGAAGGTGCAATTTGAGGAGGAGTTCAAGATGTGCAGCATTGCATGGATTGCTTGCAGATATGCTCACCCACTGCTAATCCGGATCTTCCAGGGATGGCAACCCCTTCAGGATCCGAAGTTTGGGTTAGATGTCATGAAAAAGTGGAAGGACTTGCTGCAGGGGGACCAACCATTTGACTTCTCAGATGGTTCTGCATCAATGACACCATATGTGCAGCTTGTTAGTGAAGTCATCCTGCCGGCTGTGAGGATATCAGGAACTAATTCATGGGAGGCTAGGGAACCGGAACCAATGCTCAACTTTCTTGAGTTATGGGATAATAAGAAGTTGCTACCTCCTGTTTTGCTTCAATCAATACTAGAGCATGTCATAATGCCAAAGCTCTCAGCTGCTGTGGATTCATGGGACCCTCGCAGGGAAAGTGTGCCGATCCATGTCTGGGTACACCCATGGTTGCCAATGCTAAGGGAAAGGATAGAGACCTTGTGCCATTCTATTCGATACAAGTTGAGCACTGTCCTCCATGTGTGGCAAGCACATGATGCTTCCGCGTATGCTGTGTTGTCTCCGTGGAAGGATGTGTTTGATTCGGCCAGCTGGGAAGACCTGATTGTGCGGTATATCATTCCTAAACTGAGATTGGCACTGCAAGAATTTCAGATCAACCCAGCAAACCAGAAACTTGATCAGTTCAACTGGGTGATGCTGTGGGCATCTGCAATCCCAGTACACCTCATGGTCCACATGTTGGAAGTTGACTTCTTCAGCAAGTGGCAGCAGGTCCTATACCATTGGTTGTGCTCACCAAATCCTGATTTTAATGAGATAATGAACTGGTATAAGGGCTGGAAGGGCCTTTTCCCACCAGAGTTACTTGCCAATGAGCGCATACGGATGCTTCTAACTGCTGGTCTTGACATGATGAACCAAGCTGCTGAAGGACTTGAGGTGGTGCAGCCTGGGGCTAGGGAAAATGTGGGCTACTTGAGAGCAACTGAGAAGCGACAATTTGATGCAGCACAGCAGGCTTACAATGCTGTGCCAGGGGCAGCCATGGCGGATTTGAGCTTCAAGGAGTCTATCCAGGCATATGCAATGGAGCAAGGTTTGCTGTTTATGCCTAGAGTTGGCAAGTTCTACAATGGCATGCCGGTATATGAGTTCGGCACCGTTAGTATTTGCATAGACTCTGTGAAGCGACTACTGTATGCGCAACTTCAAGAGGGAATTGAGAGATGGAGTGCTGTAACTCTTACACAATTGATGGAAATGAACCGAATGGGAAGATCACACTAA